A window from Brucella sp. BE17 encodes these proteins:
- a CDS encoding ABC transporter substrate-binding protein yields MGHLLNATLVTAIMLASINGVFAKDTLIVGEVLEPPGLDPTANAAAGIRQVTYANLYEGLVRIAEDGTVKPLLAESWTVSDDKLTYRFKLQEGVQFHDGTPFDCAVVKFSYERAVASDSTNAQKGLFEPIATTQCPDATTAVITLKRPASNFLFNMGWGDAVMIAPQSAATNKTKPIGTGPFRFKRWVQGDRVELERNPDYWGEPAKLSAVTFRFVSDPTAAAAAMLAGDIDAFPMFQAPELINRFRNDDKLHVEVGDSAGKVLLALNNAKAPFNNIKVRQALAHAIDTKALIDGTYSGVGTPIGSHYAPVDPGFIDLAQTYPYDPAKAKKLLQEAGVASGTRITVTLPPPVYARRGGEIIAAMLAEVGIQVNLVPIEFAQWLDQVFKRSDYDATIIAHTEARDLDIYARDSYYFNYDNADYKALYKAYAEAGSDEEQLQLVKKLQEKLAADTPNIFLYALPKIGVWNKKVKGLWKNMPIPADDLTQAYWE; encoded by the coding sequence ATGGGCCATCTGCTGAACGCGACGCTTGTGACAGCGATCATGCTGGCATCCATCAATGGTGTCTTTGCAAAAGATACGCTGATCGTCGGCGAAGTGCTGGAACCGCCGGGGCTGGACCCGACCGCCAATGCTGCCGCCGGCATACGGCAGGTGACCTATGCCAATCTCTATGAAGGCCTGGTGCGGATTGCCGAGGATGGAACGGTAAAACCGCTGCTGGCTGAAAGCTGGACCGTATCCGATGACAAGCTGACTTACCGGTTCAAACTGCAGGAAGGCGTCCAGTTCCACGATGGTACGCCCTTTGATTGCGCGGTTGTGAAATTTTCCTATGAGCGTGCTGTGGCCTCCGATTCCACCAATGCGCAAAAAGGCCTGTTTGAACCGATTGCCACTACGCAATGTCCCGATGCGACAACGGCTGTTATCACGCTGAAACGACCGGCTTCAAACTTCCTGTTTAATATGGGCTGGGGCGACGCGGTGATGATTGCGCCACAATCGGCAGCAACCAACAAGACCAAACCGATCGGCACGGGGCCGTTTCGTTTCAAGCGTTGGGTGCAGGGAGACCGGGTCGAGCTGGAGCGCAATCCCGATTATTGGGGTGAACCTGCAAAACTCTCCGCTGTCACGTTTCGTTTTGTAAGCGATCCAACAGCTGCGGCAGCAGCGATGCTTGCCGGTGACATTGATGCCTTCCCCATGTTTCAGGCGCCTGAACTCATCAATCGTTTCAGGAATGACGATAAATTGCATGTCGAAGTGGGCGATAGCGCAGGCAAGGTCTTGCTGGCGCTCAACAATGCCAAAGCGCCCTTTAATAATATCAAGGTACGGCAGGCTCTTGCCCACGCCATCGACACAAAGGCGCTGATTGACGGCACTTATTCGGGCGTTGGCACGCCCATCGGCTCGCATTATGCACCGGTCGATCCAGGCTTTATCGATCTTGCGCAAACCTATCCCTATGATCCTGCCAAGGCAAAAAAGCTTTTGCAGGAAGCAGGGGTTGCATCTGGAACCCGCATCACCGTCACATTGCCACCGCCGGTTTATGCGCGGCGCGGTGGCGAGATCATTGCGGCCATGTTGGCGGAAGTGGGTATTCAGGTCAATCTGGTGCCGATTGAATTCGCGCAATGGCTCGATCAGGTATTCAAACGTTCCGATTATGACGCCACGATCATCGCGCATACCGAGGCACGCGACCTCGATATCTATGCGCGGGACAGCTATTACTTCAATTATGACAACGCCGACTATAAGGCGCTCTACAAGGCCTATGCAGAAGCAGGGAGCGACGAAGAGCAATTGCAGCTTGTCAAAAAACTGCAGGAGAAGCTCGCTGCAGACACGCCTAATATTTTTCTTTATGCGCTACCGAAAATCGGCGTCTGGAATAAAAAAGTCAAAGGTCTGTGGAAGAACATGCCGATCCCGGCGGATGACCTGACACAAGCCTATTGGGAGTAG
- a CDS encoding MFS transporter translates to MKHEIAIQKGPSAALDGLPKPRIYWAWATLMVGLTLAVVDGTIASVALPTIAAHFSAGPAASIWIVNGYQLAIVISLLPLAVLGEIYGYRRVYLLGVSLFTVASIACVFARSLEVLTLARIVQGFGAAGLMSVNTALLRYIVPQAKFGTAIGVNALVVALSSTIGPTLAGVILSWFTWPWLFAINIPLGVAAVAMGIVSLPENDRSQRKFDIVSAILSALMIGLLVTTIDSAGSDEGYGIVLLQAVLCLGAGIWLTRRSLRMPEPLLPLDLLRIPVFTLSLCTSIMSFLAQMMAFISLPFLFQTVFGFKPIEVGFLMMPWPIALALVAPLSGKLSDKHSPAILGLLGLITFATGLALMGMLPPQPTIADISWRMAICGIGFGLFQPPNNRLIMASTPRSRSGAGSGMLGTARLLGQSLGAAFVALLMAKWGVAGIPSMLLIASGFALLASLISASRLKR, encoded by the coding sequence ATGAAGCACGAAATTGCTATTCAAAAAGGTCCATCCGCAGCGCTCGATGGATTGCCGAAGCCGCGTATTTACTGGGCTTGGGCGACCCTGATGGTGGGTTTGACATTGGCGGTTGTGGACGGGACAATCGCCAGTGTCGCCTTGCCGACAATCGCCGCTCATTTTTCCGCAGGTCCCGCCGCCTCCATCTGGATCGTGAATGGGTATCAGCTCGCAATCGTGATCAGCCTGCTGCCACTTGCGGTTCTTGGTGAGATTTACGGCTATCGCCGCGTGTATCTTTTGGGTGTTTCCCTGTTCACCGTCGCTTCGATCGCCTGCGTGTTTGCACGCTCACTGGAAGTACTCACCCTTGCCCGCATCGTACAGGGGTTCGGAGCGGCTGGGCTTATGAGTGTCAATACAGCACTTTTACGCTATATAGTTCCTCAAGCAAAATTCGGCACGGCAATCGGTGTTAACGCCCTTGTCGTCGCCCTGTCCTCAACGATCGGACCAACACTTGCCGGTGTTATCTTGTCATGGTTCACCTGGCCGTGGCTGTTTGCGATCAACATTCCCTTAGGCGTTGCCGCGGTTGCCATGGGTATCGTGAGCCTACCGGAAAATGATCGTTCTCAACGCAAATTCGATATCGTCAGCGCGATATTGAGCGCTCTCATGATCGGGCTTCTGGTGACGACAATCGACAGCGCTGGCAGCGATGAAGGCTATGGCATTGTCTTGCTTCAAGCCGTTTTATGTCTTGGGGCTGGAATCTGGCTTACCCGCCGATCCTTGCGCATGCCCGAACCGCTGCTGCCGCTCGATCTGCTGCGCATTCCGGTGTTCACGCTGTCATTGTGCACCTCGATCATGTCGTTTCTGGCACAAATGATGGCATTCATCTCCCTGCCGTTTCTGTTTCAAACCGTATTCGGTTTCAAGCCCATCGAGGTCGGCTTTCTCATGATGCCCTGGCCCATTGCGCTGGCACTGGTGGCGCCGCTTTCCGGCAAGTTATCCGATAAACACTCACCAGCGATTCTTGGGCTCTTGGGACTCATAACCTTTGCGACCGGCCTGGCATTGATGGGTATGCTGCCTCCCCAGCCGACGATTGCCGATATTAGCTGGCGCATGGCCATCTGCGGCATTGGTTTCGGGCTGTTTCAGCCCCCCAACAATCGCTTGATCATGGCGTCCACTCCTCGCTCCCGCAGCGGGGCTGGAAGTGGTATGCTCGGCACTGCGCGGCTGCTGGGGCAATCGCTTGGTGCGGCTTTTGTCGCTCTCTTGATGGCAAAATGGGGGGTAGCAGGGATACCCTCCATGCTGCTTATCGCTTCAGGCTTTGCCTTGCTCGCTTCCCTGATCAGCGCGTCGCGGCTCAAACGTTGA
- a CDS encoding cytochrome b, translating into MHKKTARYAKHDDAYWLDTPQRYGLISRAMHWGMAYLLIWQFFSILLWKGFGPAEWVKTVTSFGPYHGTVGLLVFLLVILRAVWAWINRTKRPPHENGTIGLAARAGHIALYLLMFAIPTLALLRAYGNGKGWNPWGLPLIPATGEERVWLIAPANALHSTLSWLLAALIAGHIIMAFFHAIIRKDGIFSRMAGPLRKRSRSVSGRI; encoded by the coding sequence ATGCACAAAAAGACTGCTCGATACGCAAAGCATGATGACGCGTACTGGCTGGATACACCCCAGCGCTATGGACTTATCAGCCGAGCAATGCATTGGGGCATGGCCTATTTGCTGATCTGGCAGTTTTTCTCGATCTTATTGTGGAAGGGTTTTGGCCCGGCGGAATGGGTAAAGACCGTCACCAGCTTCGGACCTTATCATGGCACTGTTGGACTTCTGGTATTCCTGCTCGTCATCCTGCGTGCCGTGTGGGCATGGATCAACCGAACCAAACGCCCGCCTCACGAAAACGGAACAATAGGCTTGGCCGCACGTGCTGGCCATATAGCTCTCTATCTTTTGATGTTCGCGATCCCGACACTTGCCCTGTTACGGGCATATGGCAATGGCAAAGGCTGGAATCCCTGGGGTCTGCCGTTGATCCCAGCGACCGGTGAAGAGCGCGTATGGCTGATTGCTCCCGCCAACGCGCTGCATAGCACATTGTCGTGGCTGCTTGCTGCACTGATCGCAGGGCACATCATAATGGCATTTTTTCACGCGATCATTCGAAAAGACGGCATCTTTTCGCGCATGGCGGGACCATTGCGCAAACGGTCCCGCAGCGTATCAGGCAGAATATGA
- a CDS encoding DUF6356 family protein, which produces MTKNISRLFTEHPASVDETYFEHMLFAGRFSLKLFLAAFAALIHAILPFLFEKTASGMVRELYERTHNRGR; this is translated from the coding sequence ATGACCAAAAATATCAGCCGACTTTTTACAGAGCATCCGGCTTCGGTGGATGAGACCTATTTCGAGCACATGCTTTTCGCCGGTCGGTTCTCGTTGAAGCTATTCCTTGCGGCTTTTGCCGCTTTGATTCATGCTATCCTGCCGTTTCTATTCGAAAAAACGGCGAGCGGCATGGTGCGCGAGCTTTATGAGCGCACGCATAACCGGGGTCGGTGA
- a CDS encoding Lrp/AsnC family transcriptional regulator, whose translation MTNIIDDIDRKILVELQKDGTLSVDSLSERVTLSRNACWRRVKRMEDDGVIKARVALVDAEMAGCGLSVFILVRTSSHDPDWLTVFRNAMHRFPEIIGVYRMTGDLDYVLKARVSDVKAYDRLYQRLIASVPLSDVSASFVMEEIKETTAIPLYGDI comes from the coding sequence ATGACCAACATTATTGACGATATAGACCGTAAAATTCTTGTCGAACTGCAAAAAGACGGTACGCTTTCCGTCGATTCTCTTTCCGAGCGTGTCACCCTGTCGCGTAACGCCTGCTGGCGACGGGTCAAGCGGATGGAAGACGATGGCGTCATCAAGGCACGTGTCGCACTGGTGGATGCTGAGATGGCGGGTTGCGGTCTTTCCGTGTTCATTCTGGTGCGAACATCCAGCCATGATCCCGACTGGCTCACGGTATTTCGCAACGCCATGCACCGTTTTCCTGAAATCATCGGCGTCTACCGCATGACCGGAGATCTCGACTATGTGCTGAAAGCGCGCGTCAGCGACGTCAAAGCCTATGACCGTCTCTATCAGCGGCTAATAGCCAGCGTTCCGCTTTCCGATGTATCAGCTTCTTTTGTCATGGAGGAAATCAAGGAGACGACAGCCATTCCGCTATATGGAGACATTTAA
- the dut gene encoding dUTP diphosphatase produces MTAVSAPALGIIRLEHANGLELPAYETSGSAGMDLRAAVAEDRQIVLLPGRRTLVPTGLIFEIPQGYEVQIRPRSGLAFKSGITCLNTPGTIDSDYRGEVKILLINLGEDDFRIERGMRIAQAVFAPVVQALIEERTTITDTERGAGGFGSTGTA; encoded by the coding sequence ATGACAGCAGTATCTGCTCCCGCGCTTGGCATTATTCGTCTGGAACATGCTAACGGCCTTGAATTACCTGCTTATGAAACATCCGGCTCAGCAGGTATGGATTTGCGCGCGGCAGTAGCCGAAGACCGGCAGATCGTGCTCCTGCCGGGTCGGCGCACACTGGTGCCGACCGGTCTCATCTTTGAAATTCCGCAAGGCTATGAGGTCCAGATACGCCCGCGCTCCGGCCTCGCCTTCAAAAGCGGCATCACCTGCCTCAATACACCCGGAACGATCGATTCCGATTATCGTGGGGAGGTGAAAATCCTGCTCATCAATCTTGGAGAAGACGATTTCCGCATAGAGCGCGGCATGCGGATTGCACAGGCTGTTTTTGCGCCCGTCGTGCAAGCCTTAATCGAAGAGCGCACGACGATTACAGATACGGAACGCGGAGCCGGTGGGTTTGGCTCGACCGGAACAGCGTGA
- a CDS encoding efflux RND transporter periplasmic adaptor subunit, with product MLKTLNSTEKGQQAAPLRKHSGKSRRWWLWILILVIAGSSVWYFYDVRTAGTEKSNYLAEPVTRGDIENAITAVGTLSALRSINVGAQVSGQLKSVKVEVGDQVKQGQQLAEIDASPFEKKIEIANAQLDNLKAQLLSKDAQLTLKKLNAKRQKSLLATRGVSQATVDQADADLAIAEADVKALGAQIRQQEAQLSSDMVDLGYTKIYSPMDGTVVDQSAKEGETLNAVQSAPTIVTVADLTTMTVEAQVSEADISRLKPDMSVYFTLLGQPDKRFTGTLRQIKPTPETENNVVLYYALFDVPNPTRELMLNMSAQVYFVIDSAKNVLLVPVSALSEKHERSAQSDKTETVVRVVNDNGVVSERSVEIGVRSRVQAEIKKGLQEGDKVIVTSASDTATGANARGRRGGPFF from the coding sequence TTGCTTAAAACATTGAATTCGACCGAAAAGGGTCAGCAGGCAGCGCCTTTGCGAAAGCATTCCGGTAAATCTCGCCGGTGGTGGCTTTGGATTCTTATTCTCGTAATTGCTGGTAGCTCTGTCTGGTATTTTTACGATGTGCGGACCGCGGGAACCGAAAAAAGCAACTATCTTGCGGAACCGGTCACGCGTGGTGATATCGAAAACGCCATCACAGCAGTGGGCACGCTCAGCGCGCTTCGCAGCATCAATGTCGGCGCGCAGGTTTCGGGCCAGTTGAAAAGCGTCAAGGTCGAAGTCGGTGATCAGGTCAAGCAGGGGCAGCAGCTAGCTGAAATCGATGCATCGCCCTTTGAGAAAAAAATCGAAATCGCCAACGCGCAGCTCGATAATCTGAAAGCGCAGCTTCTCAGCAAGGATGCTCAACTGACATTGAAAAAACTCAATGCTAAACGCCAGAAGTCGCTGCTCGCCACCCGTGGCGTGTCACAGGCAACGGTCGATCAGGCCGATGCCGACCTTGCCATCGCCGAAGCAGATGTGAAGGCGCTCGGTGCGCAGATACGCCAACAAGAAGCCCAGCTTTCCAGTGACATGGTGGATCTTGGTTACACGAAGATTTACAGCCCCATGGACGGAACGGTCGTCGACCAGAGCGCCAAGGAAGGCGAAACGCTCAATGCCGTTCAAAGCGCTCCAACCATCGTGACCGTTGCCGATCTTACTACCATGACCGTGGAGGCACAGGTTTCCGAAGCCGATATTTCGAGGCTGAAGCCCGACATGTCGGTCTATTTCACCCTGCTTGGACAACCAGACAAACGCTTTACAGGCACTCTCCGCCAGATCAAACCGACGCCTGAGACCGAAAATAACGTCGTGCTTTATTACGCACTTTTCGATGTGCCTAACCCGACCCGCGAATTAATGCTCAACATGAGTGCGCAGGTCTATTTCGTCATCGATTCCGCAAAAAATGTTCTGCTTGTGCCCGTATCCGCCTTGAGCGAAAAACACGAACGCAGTGCGCAATCCGACAAGACCGAAACCGTCGTGCGGGTGGTCAACGACAATGGCGTCGTGAGCGAGCGTTCGGTCGAAATAGGCGTGCGTAGCCGCGTTCAGGCGGAAATCAAAAAGGGATTGCAGGAAGGCGACAAGGTCATCGTGACCAGTGCATCGGATACGGCAACAGGCGCCAATGCCCGTGGACGACGTGGCGGGCCGTTTTTCTGA
- a CDS encoding MacB family efflux pump subunit, producing MTTTTHHTPLIRLEDIRKTYHNGDLAVEVLHGITLDIEAGEFVAIMGASGSGKSTLMNILGCLDSPSGGHYLIDGEDVSTLDADALAGLRRRTFGFVFQSYNLIATSTAQENVEVPAIYAGLSSSERHQRAAELLKSLKLGDRLDHRPNQLSGGQQQRVSIARALMNGGRIILADEPTGALDSQSGEDVMELLRSMHQQGHTIILITHAREVAERADRLIEIRDGQILSDTVKRAVPDMEAPRRLQQDDTHAASITDVSEAVKMAMRALKANIFRTVLTLLGIIIGVSSVVTMLAIGTGAQNSILDRINAMGTDLILVRPAMAGFRGTGSIATLVPEDADAILELPNIKSAVPEVTGTVTLRRGNIDYQSQANGTVPAFSQAKSWKLASGDFITQSDMSAYAPVAVLGATVVKTLFPDGSNPVGQHILIHKIPFQIIGTLEAKGAGFGGSDQDDVVIVPLSTGNLRLFGQKYVRTITVQVKDSDLINTTQEQIQKLLDQRHRQNDTMITNMSSIREDATAMGNTLTVFLGSVAAISLLVGGIGVMNIMLVSVTERTREIGVRMATGARRRDILLQFITEAVTVSAIGGAFGVALGLGAAALAGWAGLAIGYSVGPVLLAFACAFATGLVFGFLPARKASRLLPAVALSSE from the coding sequence ATGACCACAACCACGCACCATACGCCGCTGATCAGGCTTGAAGACATCCGCAAGACCTACCACAACGGCGATCTTGCCGTAGAGGTTCTCCACGGCATTACACTCGATATTGAGGCCGGAGAATTCGTGGCCATCATGGGGGCCTCGGGTTCGGGCAAGTCGACGCTGATGAACATTCTGGGTTGCCTCGACAGCCCGAGCGGTGGTCATTACCTTATCGACGGTGAAGATGTATCGACGCTCGACGCCGATGCGCTGGCAGGTTTACGCAGGCGCACTTTTGGCTTTGTATTCCAGAGCTACAATCTGATTGCGACCTCGACCGCGCAGGAAAATGTTGAAGTTCCGGCCATTTATGCCGGTCTATCGTCCTCTGAGCGCCATCAGCGTGCCGCCGAACTATTGAAATCGCTCAAGCTTGGCGACCGTCTCGACCATCGCCCCAATCAACTATCGGGCGGTCAGCAGCAGCGTGTTTCCATTGCGCGCGCTCTTATGAATGGTGGCCGCATCATCCTTGCTGACGAGCCCACCGGCGCGCTTGACAGCCAGAGCGGCGAAGACGTGATGGAGCTGTTGCGTTCCATGCATCAGCAAGGTCACACCATCATCCTGATCACGCATGCACGCGAAGTGGCCGAACGCGCCGACCGTCTGATCGAGATCAGGGACGGGCAGATTTTATCCGACACGGTCAAGCGCGCCGTCCCCGACATGGAAGCGCCCCGCCGCTTGCAGCAGGACGACACGCATGCAGCCAGTATAACCGATGTATCGGAAGCGGTAAAAATGGCCATGCGGGCATTAAAGGCCAATATTTTCCGCACCGTGCTGACCCTGCTTGGCATCATTATCGGCGTCAGCTCCGTGGTGACGATGCTTGCGATCGGAACCGGTGCCCAGAATTCCATTCTCGACCGTATCAACGCCATGGGCACCGATCTCATTCTCGTGCGTCCCGCAATGGCGGGCTTCCGGGGAACGGGAAGTATTGCAACCCTGGTACCCGAAGATGCTGACGCCATTCTGGAACTTCCCAATATCAAATCCGCAGTGCCAGAAGTCACCGGAACGGTTACGTTGCGCCGCGGCAATATCGATTACCAGTCCCAGGCCAACGGAACAGTGCCCGCTTTTTCGCAAGCCAAGTCATGGAAACTTGCTTCCGGCGATTTCATAACCCAAAGCGACATGTCCGCCTATGCGCCCGTTGCAGTTCTTGGGGCCACGGTGGTGAAGACGCTTTTTCCCGATGGCTCCAATCCGGTTGGACAACATATTCTCATTCATAAAATCCCGTTCCAGATCATCGGGACACTAGAGGCCAAGGGAGCAGGTTTTGGCGGATCAGATCAGGACGATGTGGTAATTGTGCCGCTTTCGACGGGTAATCTGCGCCTGTTCGGACAGAAATACGTCCGAACCATTACGGTTCAAGTGAAGGACTCTGATCTTATCAACACGACTCAGGAACAAATCCAGAAGCTTCTCGATCAGCGCCACAGACAGAACGATACGATGATTACGAACATGTCATCTATCCGCGAGGATGCCACTGCCATGGGGAATACGCTCACCGTTTTTCTAGGCTCGGTTGCAGCCATATCGCTTCTTGTCGGTGGGATTGGCGTGATGAACATCATGCTTGTAAGCGTTACCGAACGCACGCGCGAAATTGGCGTACGGATGGCGACAGGCGCTCGACGACGTGACATTCTTCTGCAGTTCATTACAGAAGCCGTCACAGTATCGGCGATCGGTGGCGCATTTGGCGTGGCACTGGGACTTGGCGCCGCAGCACTCGCCGGTTGGGCCGGGCTTGCCATCGGTTACAGTGTCGGCCCGGTATTGCTGGCATTTGCCTGTGCCTTCGCCACGGGGCTTGTCTTCGGCTTCCTGCCAGCACGAAAGGCTTCACGCCTTCTGCCAGCCGTGGCCCTATCCTCGGAATAA
- a CDS encoding TonB family protein, which yields MIQLPPDHPPIKVASPDAPQSSFWRDTGRWLCAGILVLSAHAAGAYVIHVTQDQDQPDGGEVAAMVVELAPEPTAPLEEQASESAQPETAEVPEEEIEPEPEPTPPEPEEVTPPEPEEPEEIVPDVVETEKAEVAVPKPVEKPEPKPEPKPKPKKVEKPKPKKAEKARETRQASAPRIDANDGAKAAANRRGQNNSASAGVSSAKWSSKLQSHMARSVRYLKRRKRDAKGRVLVNFVVDPSGNVLSARVASSSGDATVDQLAVEAARRASPVPAPPPAIAKARMAVTLPLSFE from the coding sequence ATGATACAATTGCCGCCCGATCACCCGCCTATCAAGGTTGCTTCTCCTGATGCGCCCCAGTCTTCCTTCTGGCGGGATACAGGCCGCTGGCTTTGCGCTGGTATTCTCGTTCTGTCGGCTCATGCTGCGGGCGCCTATGTTATTCACGTAACGCAGGATCAGGACCAACCGGACGGCGGTGAAGTTGCGGCGATGGTTGTCGAGCTTGCGCCGGAGCCAACGGCTCCTCTAGAAGAGCAGGCATCCGAGAGCGCTCAGCCTGAAACCGCTGAAGTACCGGAAGAAGAAATTGAGCCCGAACCTGAGCCGACACCGCCTGAGCCGGAAGAGGTGACGCCGCCCGAACCCGAAGAGCCGGAAGAGATTGTCCCTGACGTTGTTGAAACTGAAAAGGCTGAAGTTGCGGTACCCAAGCCGGTAGAAAAGCCTGAACCTAAACCGGAGCCGAAGCCCAAGCCGAAGAAGGTGGAAAAGCCCAAGCCGAAAAAGGCCGAGAAGGCGCGAGAGACCCGGCAGGCAAGTGCACCGCGCATTGATGCCAACGACGGGGCCAAAGCTGCCGCTAATCGGCGTGGCCAGAACAATTCGGCATCAGCGGGTGTGAGTTCAGCCAAATGGAGTTCGAAACTGCAATCGCATATGGCGCGCAGTGTCCGCTATTTGAAGCGCAGGAAACGTGATGCCAAAGGACGGGTGCTTGTCAACTTTGTCGTCGACCCTTCAGGAAATGTGCTCTCTGCTCGGGTCGCCAGCTCGTCCGGTGATGCCACCGTCGATCAGTTGGCGGTAGAAGCGGCACGCCGTGCTTCGCCGGTGCCCGCACCGCCGCCTGCTATTGCTAAAGCACGAATGGCAGTCACCTTGCCTCTTTCGTTTGAATGA
- the exbD gene encoding TonB system transport protein ExbD, translating into MAGKVREGGGDDLELNHEINVTPFIDVMLVLLIIFMVAAPLATVDVKVDLPASTAAPQPRPDKPLYVTLKSDLSLNVGNDMVVRENLGSFLDGASEKNKEARIFLRADKNVGYGELMRVMNLLREAGYLKIALVGLETVGADTPPGAADRPGPTPAGAGQ; encoded by the coding sequence ATGGCTGGTAAGGTTCGTGAAGGCGGCGGTGACGATCTCGAACTCAATCACGAGATCAACGTAACGCCCTTTATCGATGTGATGCTTGTGTTGCTGATCATCTTCATGGTTGCAGCACCCTTGGCGACCGTCGATGTGAAGGTCGATCTGCCTGCCTCGACAGCTGCACCTCAGCCGCGTCCTGACAAACCGCTTTATGTGACGCTGAAAAGCGATCTCAGTCTCAATGTCGGCAATGACATGGTCGTGCGCGAAAATCTTGGCAGCTTCCTTGATGGGGCATCGGAAAAAAACAAGGAAGCCCGCATTTTTCTGCGCGCCGACAAGAATGTCGGCTATGGCGAGCTTATGCGCGTCATGAACTTGTTGCGTGAGGCTGGATATCTGAAGATCGCGTTGGTAGGGTTGGAAACAGTTGGTGCAGACACGCCGCCCGGAGCAGCTGATCGGCCTGGGCCCACGCCTGCTGGAGCCGGTCAATGA
- the exbB gene encoding tonB-system energizer ExbB, with protein sequence MTGFCRKGSMAAAMSVVLLSFGLGFAPAMAQNAAPEPAQPSTQAPVAQRPAEQTPTGQAPATQPAPSPVPAQTGGEAEQSPVLQQQSPAVPVQAVGEERDATLPQDLSPWGMFMAADWVVKTVMIGLALASLATWTVWIAKSLELSGARRRARKALKIIGHSATLSDAVSALDGVKGPGAIMVRAAEDEVRLSSPAVARSGGEGVKERVSSRLTRIEAKAGRNLSRGTGVLATIGSVAPFVGLFGTVWGIMNSFINISEAQTTNLAVVAPGIAEALLATAIGLVAAIPAVVIYNAFARGITGYRSLLADASAGVERLVSRDLDFSKAGVHESALHAAE encoded by the coding sequence ATGACTGGTTTTTGTCGGAAAGGCTCCATGGCTGCGGCGATGAGCGTAGTATTGCTGAGCTTTGGGCTGGGTTTCGCCCCGGCAATGGCCCAGAATGCGGCTCCAGAGCCGGCGCAGCCTTCCACGCAAGCGCCTGTTGCGCAACGGCCAGCCGAGCAGACGCCGACGGGTCAGGCCCCGGCCACCCAGCCTGCTCCGTCGCCGGTTCCCGCCCAGACGGGTGGTGAAGCCGAGCAATCGCCGGTGCTACAGCAGCAGAGCCCCGCAGTGCCGGTTCAGGCCGTCGGTGAGGAAAGAGATGCGACCTTACCACAGGACCTTTCTCCGTGGGGCATGTTCATGGCCGCAGATTGGGTGGTGAAGACTGTAATGATCGGTCTGGCCCTTGCGTCACTTGCGACATGGACCGTGTGGATTGCCAAATCGCTCGAACTTTCCGGTGCGCGCCGTCGTGCGCGCAAGGCTCTCAAAATCATCGGTCACTCCGCCACGCTCTCGGATGCGGTCAGTGCACTGGATGGGGTCAAGGGTCCGGGTGCCATTATGGTGCGGGCTGCCGAAGATGAAGTGCGTCTTTCCAGTCCTGCGGTTGCGCGTTCGGGCGGTGAAGGCGTCAAGGAGCGTGTCTCCTCGCGTCTCACGCGCATTGAAGCCAAGGCAGGTCGCAACTTGTCCAGAGGTACGGGGGTTCTGGCGACGATCGGTTCCGTTGCTCCCTTCGTCGGTCTTTTCGGTACCGTGTGGGGCATCATGAACTCGTTCATCAATATCAGTGAGGCGCAGACGACCAACCTTGCTGTGGTCGCGCCTGGTATTGCGGAAGCCCTGCTTGCGACCGCGATTGGTCTTGTTGCCGCTATCCCCGCCGTCGTAATCTATAATGCTTTTGCACGCGGGATTACCGGTTACCGCTCGTTGTTGGCTGATGCTTCCGCAGGTGTCGAGCGGCTGGTCAGCCGCGATCTGGATTTCAGTAAAGCGGGCGTGCACGAAAGCGCGCTGCATGCAGCGGAGTAG
- a CDS encoding DNA gyrase subunit B, with translation MARASTKTGNLEKKIEETLTDSTPQDLQAQVEQLREDIAAIAATLGDLGSQTVRDAKRSATQTYQSAYQQGGDIVDELCGKAQDLEAQLVEKVRERPVASLATALGIGYLLALLTRR, from the coding sequence ATGGCGCGAGCATCCACCAAGACAGGCAATCTGGAAAAAAAGATCGAAGAAACCCTCACCGATTCAACGCCTCAGGATCTGCAGGCGCAGGTCGAGCAGTTGCGAGAAGATATCGCAGCCATTGCCGCAACTCTTGGTGATCTCGGTTCACAGACCGTGCGCGATGCAAAGCGCAGTGCCACCCAAACCTATCAAAGCGCTTATCAGCAAGGCGGTGACATCGTCGATGAGCTGTGTGGAAAAGCGCAAGATCTGGAAGCTCAGCTCGTGGAAAAAGTTCGTGAGCGACCCGTCGCTTCTCTCGCAACGGCTTTGGGCATCGGCTATCTTCTCGCTCTCCTCACACGCCGCTGA